The Parambassis ranga chromosome 4, fParRan2.1, whole genome shotgun sequence genome includes the window TGCAGCCCAATGAGCATGTATAGAACGCTGATAGTGAGCATGGGCAGGACAAAAAACAGCAGCGTGGTCACCTGTATGGTCAGGTTGTATATCCAGCGCGGTTTCACCAATGTACAGATGGCAGAGTCAGGAATCTCCTGATTCATCTGCCCAGCAGGGCCGGCGGAATGACTGTGGAGGAAGAAGATCCCGTGCAGACTTGTGTTGGGCACAGCACACAACAGCGACACCCCCCACACTGTGAGGATGACCCGTTTGGCGTGGGTACGTGTCACAACGTATTTTGCCCGTAATGGGTGCACCACAGCAATGTAACGCTCCACACTCAGAGCTGTCACGTTGAGGATGGACGCCAAGCAGACCGTCTCAAAAATGAAGGTCTTGAAGTAGCAGCCACCCCTCCCCAGGAGGAAGGGGTAGTTTTGCCACAGCTCATACAGCTCTAGTGGCATCCCAAGCAATAGCACCAACAGATCTGACACTGCTAAGCTGAACAAGTAGTAGTTCGTTGGCGTCCACATGACTTTGTTGCGTGCAATGACGGTGCACGTCAGCACATTCCCCACCACGCCCACCAGAAAGATGGTCAGGTAAATGAGGCaaacagggagaaacacaggTGAGCGGCGAGGTCCCAGATATTTCTCTAGGTACATTTCTTCTGACAGACATGAATCATCTGGATCGATGTGGCTGCCGTTAATGGCAGAGGTCACATTGGCACACTTTTCTCCTGGCGGACAAAGCCATTCCCCTCTTTCACCCAGCAGCACAAAAGAACAATTGTAAGCTGACATCCTGCTGAAGTGGTCAGGTTCACTGTCTGGAAGAGAAGAAACTGTTGTAACCATTAAATGCTATGAAAAATATGACTATGTATAGCAGTAGAGTATGAGAAATAGTGAAGAACCACTATTGACTAAGACAGATAATAAAAATCAACAACCACAACAATGACCATTGAACTTTCCTTGATTTACCTAAACATCTTGAAACATTGGTGGTTAAGTGAAACCGTGAATGAAGGGGGAGTTCGACATTAGTGAGGACAAAGCTGTCAACTCCGTGCTGCTATCACAAATAATGAAAGAAACCCCTAACAATAAGTGAGTCATTAGTCATCGCTGTCCTTTAAAACAGATTTAGATAAAAACAAAGGAATGACATATGTCAAAATAGATTTGTaaatataatttagtttttatgatCACTGTAAATAATCAGAGAAAGAGTTAATTCCCATTCATCAGTCTCTGTGTTTCCTTACCAATTCCCCATACTCTGAATTAGATTAGCCATTACTGCTGTTCCTGTCAACAGTCTTTAAGTTCACTTCTGACAGCGAGCAGAAAACTGTGATTGAATAAGCTTGAACTGCCATCTGTTTCCTGCCCATGAAGAAAAAGCTCCAAAACTTCAAAAGCCttttgtctgtgctgcagcaagCGCACATACTCTGAATTTCCTGGAAATATGATGTTCACAAACAAATTTAGACATCAGAGAGATTGGTTTGTTGGTGCCAGCCACTGCTCCGTAGAATCTCAGTCCAACTCACTAATCTGATATGGGATGCGCCACAGAGGGGGTCCTGAGACAGTGTCTGAGTCGGATATTGCACAGAAAAGGCCTGTACCCGTGTGCCAACTTTTCAAAGTTTCAATAGAGTGAGCTTTCCAGTTGTTTGTCTGCTGAACTACTTGTTTGTCTGGCCCATAACTTGACAGTTACTCTTCCCACTTTTTCATTTGAAGGGTCTGTTAAACAGCCTGCACTATGTCCGGGACCAAAAGACTGTTAGAGACACAGTACAGATACAGTAACAGGTGAACAAGCTGAAGCAGTTTTCTATATATTATGTTGTTTTCTCAGGATGGAGAAAATGGACGGAGATGTTTACATGTAGATTCTCTCTAATCATTCAGTAGtttgaagcgaggcaactgaACGTTTCACTGCTTGAAATGTTTTCAAGATAACTCTAGAGTCAGCATGTCTCGCTTCAGACTTCTGAGTGAGATGTCTACATCAGTCACACATCAGTCTCCAGTAAATCTTTGGTTGAATGGTGGCCATTCCATGCTGCATTTTAGAGGGCATAGTTATTTAAATGAGCCGGTGTGAGCCCTCAACAGCAGTAGGTCACATTGGCAAAGGTAAAAATCTACTTTCATTTTACAAAGACCAACCGTCTTCCTATCCCCCATACCGACAAAACTCACTAGACCAAAGTGTTCAGGTACACAGGCATCAGTTTAGGTATCATAATTCTTTTCATGGCATTTATTGACATTCAGAAATATGGGATATCATGAGGGCTATGCTTTAATGTTTCTTTGAAGTTTCTTAGCAgagcaaatatttcactgtggGAGCACATTAAAATGCAGTCAGTCTGCACTGGGAAGATTTAGAACAAGAGGATTCATATAGACAGCAATAAAAGGTCCTCCCTGGTTCTCTTATTATTTCCCATTACCTTGGCCTTTGACGCTTGCCGGGTGGAGTGTGTGGTGGGGTATCTAGCCCCTGTGTGAATGACACGTAATGGAACATAATGAAacgctgcttttgtttgtacATGTGGAGATCTGTTTTATCACCATGTGTACTCACAGAAACGGTCTGTAATTCAAAGTGcaccagtttgttttgtatagTTTCATGCAAGTAGTCAGATACATTTTTATAACTCTTTTCTTCATGTATGGTAACAAAATCCCCCTACCAGCTCGTCAACAGAATTTTCTACCTCATATACCTACTTATGATTGATAGGATAAAAGAAACAGCAGtgacaaaaacatccagcaaTAAATCTAGTTTCAGTTTTGTATGATGAATACTGGCTGCTGTATGGAAAGTTATTGCCTATGTGTGCACAGATTGTACACTATAGCAACGTATTggctgaggtctttggggtgtgtttatgtgcatcaGTTTTTGGCACAGGAGATGAACTTTTGTTGCTGGTAGTTCATTGATATACAGCATGGTTAATACAGTTTggaagtaaaaaagaaaagaaaagtttaaaatcattttcagTCAGTTTTCTTGCTGTTACCTAGGTAGCTAATTTTCTAACATTGATTAACCTTTTTCCTCTGAATTATGCTCTGCAAAAATATTGCAACAATTTCTGAATTTTCTAGGACTTTCAGAGCTGTTAGTGTGATATAGAAATatagtgttttcatttttagtaTGCGACCCCTCTTTTGAGTACACAGTTTCCTTTCTGAAGCTTCTGGAAGCATACCTTTTGCTGCTAAAAACCAAAAAGTAATAATTCGTCTAGTTACCCTGATTTAAGTTCAATCTTCAAGTAGGGCAACTAGACCTGTTAGAATTCCTTGACAATTTTTCGCTGCCTATCCCACAGCATCATTAATTCTGTTTGTTGGGAAATACAGGTTTGTATGGTTGATGATCTCAGTAGGTAGGTAGTGAGATAAACTTGCTGTTAATGTCCCAAAACGTACCTGAGTTTGTTGTTCTGTCTGTCTAAACTTTGTGTCCAAAGTCACCTCCTACTTATTATCTAGTGACCACTATAGTGTGTTCACCATTTTGTAGTGTGGTCTGAATATGTGATGAGCTCACTGCAGAGTACCTTCCAGCAAAGTCCCCTTatagtgagtgagtgattttggacacagtCTTAGTCTGTTTAACAGCTGGCTAACCACTGTTGAGTCGCCCAAAGCAAGATAATCATATAAATTATATTAAGAGAGTTGTGCATGCTTTTAGGGAGTGGGTGGTTTGAAACGCAGAGTGGTCAATTCCAGTTGTACCTCACTTTTTAGTCCATGGTTGGATTAACCATAAGTTTAGAGGGTATAAGACACTGTCAAGGTAGAGATGTCTACATCATATCCACGTCAAAACAAC containing:
- the nmur1a gene encoding neuromedin-U receptor 1, with product MSAYNCSFVLLGERGEWLCPPGEKCANVTSAINGSHIDPDDSCLSEEMYLEKYLGPRRSPVFLPVCLIYLTIFLVGVVGNVLTCTVIARNKVMWTPTNYYLFSLAVSDLLVLLLGMPLELYELWQNYPFLLGRGGCYFKTFIFETVCLASILNVTALSVERYIAVVHPLRAKYVVTRTHAKRVILTVWGVSLLCAVPNTSLHGIFFLHSHSAGPAGQMNQEIPDSAICTLVKPRWIYNLTIQVTTLLFFVLPMLTISVLYMLIGLQLKHEKMRQTLEAKSGFGQDSFCNVRTQQQKARRRQVTKMLFVLVVVFGICWAPFHTDRLMWSFINDWTDNHLEMFEYVHILSGVFFYLSSTVNPVLYNLMSTRFREMFKEVMCHRPHHITARKYSLSVTRVTLRSTLSDAPLSNGATVTEAEAEYGEVRMKDETSFS